A stretch of Amycolatopsis balhimycina FH 1894 DNA encodes these proteins:
- a CDS encoding AMP-binding protein yields MLNPERSTAYQPLFQVMFAWQNIVRQDFALHGLRVTLEPASTGTAKFDLFFNMADLPGRGVVGHLEYATELFERGTVEALAERFVRVVRQMVTEPGKSVDLVDALVPGERDLLLAELNDTAREVPELSLPELFERQAAATPAAIAVVFGDEMPTYRELDERANRLARELRRRGAGPESLVGLALPRSADLVVALLGILKSGAGYLPIDPRYPSGRLEFILSEARPHVVLTDAEAAGVLPDVGVPRLFLGDTGISEAAETDAPRVLCRL; encoded by the coding sequence GTGCTCAATCCGGAGCGCTCGACCGCCTACCAACCGCTGTTCCAGGTGATGTTCGCCTGGCAGAACATCGTCCGTCAGGATTTCGCGCTGCACGGCCTGCGGGTGACGTTGGAACCGGCGTCCACCGGCACCGCGAAGTTCGACTTGTTCTTCAACATGGCGGATTTGCCCGGGCGCGGCGTGGTCGGGCACCTGGAGTACGCGACCGAACTGTTCGAACGGGGCACCGTGGAGGCGCTCGCGGAGCGATTCGTGCGGGTCGTGCGGCAGATGGTCACCGAGCCCGGCAAATCCGTCGACCTGGTGGACGCCTTGGTCCCGGGGGAACGGGATCTGTTGCTGGCCGAGCTCAACGACACCGCTCGCGAGGTTCCCGAGCTGTCGCTGCCCGAGTTGTTCGAACGCCAAGCCGCCGCGACACCCGCTGCGATCGCCGTGGTCTTCGGTGACGAGATGCCGACCTACCGGGAACTGGACGAACGGGCGAACCGGCTGGCCCGGGAATTGCGCCGGCGGGGAGCGGGGCCGGAGTCCCTGGTCGGGCTCGCGCTGCCTCGATCCGCCGATCTTGTGGTGGCCCTGCTCGGGATCTTGAAGTCCGGCGCCGGGTACCTCCCGATCGATCCGCGCTATCCGAGCGGGCGGCTGGAGTTCATCCTCTCCGAAGCGCGGCCGCACGTGGTGCTCACCGACGCGGAGGCGGCCGGCGTGCTGCCGGACGTCGGCGTCCCGAGGCTGTTCCTCGGCGATACCGGCATTTCCGAGGCCGCCGAAACTGATGCGCCCCGGGTTCTGTGCAGGCTCTGA
- a CDS encoding condensation domain-containing protein: MLSLVGLPMLVWGRQVTGLAELAELCGAPEAGPVRVTGIPNARFASEVEAAAAAGVIPEPAAGGPATDPQELREWAAGLGWEVVPTWSADDVECFDVVVLPGGRVQGRVLSGVFVPTGRPGRTLVNHPAGAREIGALVVALRGYLQERLPEYMMPSAVVAIGEVPQTPSGKLDRRALPVPDYAVASTGRAPRNPQEQLLCTLFAEVLGVDRVGIDDDFFAMGGHSLLATRLVSRIRAALGAEVPIRAVFDAPTIVGLVEHLALAASARPQLRRTLRRPDRAPLSFAQRRLWFVGRFEGPSATYNLPFVLLLAGPLDVLALESAVADILARHESLRTVIGEDTEGVPYQEVLPADRARPTVPVVDVVRADLSVALADAAARPFDLSAEIPLRAGLFRTGVEEHVLLLLIHHIAGDGESMAPLARDLAAAYAARSNGVAPEWAELPVQYVDYTLWQRRLLGDENDPASVLNQQVAYWRSELAGMPQPLQLPTDHPRPSVAGHRGDFVEFTFDPDLVEAVGRLAKAHGATVSMALQTALAVLLHQLGAGDDIPLGSPIAGRTDKDLADLVGFFVNTWVLRADLSGNPSFEQLLKRVRDKALAAYDHQDAPFERLVECSIRSARPPTNRCSR; this comes from the coding sequence GTGCTGTCTCTGGTCGGGCTGCCGATGCTGGTGTGGGGGCGGCAGGTGACCGGGCTCGCCGAGCTCGCGGAACTCTGCGGCGCTCCCGAGGCTGGGCCGGTCCGCGTCACCGGAATTCCGAACGCCCGGTTCGCCAGTGAGGTCGAGGCCGCCGCGGCGGCCGGGGTGATCCCGGAGCCCGCCGCCGGGGGCCCGGCGACCGATCCGCAGGAACTGCGGGAGTGGGCGGCAGGACTCGGCTGGGAGGTCGTGCCGACCTGGTCCGCCGACGACGTCGAATGCTTCGACGTCGTCGTCCTCCCCGGCGGGCGGGTCCAGGGGCGGGTGCTCTCAGGTGTGTTCGTCCCCACCGGCCGGCCGGGGCGGACACTCGTCAACCACCCGGCAGGCGCCCGGGAAATCGGCGCGCTGGTCGTCGCATTGCGCGGCTACCTGCAGGAGCGGCTGCCGGAGTACATGATGCCCTCGGCCGTTGTCGCCATCGGCGAGGTGCCCCAGACCCCGAGCGGGAAGCTGGACCGGCGGGCGCTGCCGGTGCCCGACTACGCCGTGGCGTCGACCGGCCGCGCGCCGCGGAACCCACAGGAACAGCTGCTCTGCACGTTGTTCGCCGAGGTGCTCGGCGTGGACCGGGTCGGCATCGACGACGACTTCTTCGCCATGGGCGGGCATTCCCTACTGGCCACCCGGCTGGTCAGCCGGATCCGCGCGGCCTTGGGCGCCGAAGTGCCGATCCGCGCGGTGTTCGACGCTCCCACGATCGTCGGACTCGTCGAGCACCTCGCGCTGGCCGCGTCGGCACGCCCGCAGCTGCGACGAACGCTGCGGAGGCCGGACCGCGCACCCCTGTCGTTCGCCCAGCGCCGGTTGTGGTTCGTCGGCCGTTTCGAAGGGCCGTCGGCGACCTACAACCTGCCGTTCGTCCTGCTGCTGGCCGGTCCGCTCGACGTGCTCGCGCTGGAATCCGCGGTCGCCGACATCCTCGCCCGGCACGAAAGCCTGCGGACGGTGATCGGCGAGGACACCGAAGGTGTGCCGTACCAGGAGGTGCTGCCCGCCGACCGGGCACGGCCGACTGTGCCGGTCGTCGACGTCGTCCGAGCGGACCTGTCCGTGGCGCTCGCGGATGCCGCCGCACGTCCCTTCGACCTTTCGGCCGAGATCCCGCTCCGAGCCGGGTTGTTCCGGACCGGTGTCGAGGAACACGTCCTGTTGCTGCTGATCCACCACATTGCCGGCGACGGCGAGTCCATGGCTCCGCTGGCTCGGGACCTGGCGGCGGCGTACGCGGCCCGGTCGAACGGCGTGGCGCCCGAATGGGCCGAGCTGCCGGTGCAGTACGTGGATTACACGCTGTGGCAACGACGGCTGCTCGGGGACGAGAACGATCCCGCGAGTGTGCTGAACCAGCAGGTCGCCTACTGGCGTTCCGAACTCGCCGGGATGCCCCAGCCGCTGCAGCTGCCGACCGATCACCCGCGGCCGTCGGTGGCCGGTCACCGCGGCGATTTCGTGGAGTTCACCTTCGATCCCGACCTGGTCGAGGCGGTCGGAAGGCTGGCGAAGGCGCACGGGGCAACGGTGTCCATGGCGTTGCAGACCGCGCTCGCGGTGTTGCTCCACCAGCTGGGCGCGGGCGACGACATTCCGCTCGGCAGCCCGATCGCCGGTCGCACCGACAAAGATCTCGCCGACCTGGTGGGCTTCTTCGTCAACACCTGGGTGCTGCGTGCCGATCTGTCCGGGAATCCGTCGTTCGAGCAGTTGCTGAAGCGGGTCCGGGACAAGGCTCTGGCGGCCTACGACCATCAGGACGCCCCGTTCGAGCGGCTGGTGGAGTGCTCAATCCGGAGCGCTCGACCGCCTACCAACCGCTGTTCCAGGTGA
- a CDS encoding amidohydrolase family protein yields MERHRGPDLQRLRWAGAGPWPWRPGGRCGWSPVARGGRSGSTATWSRLNRSASSASSSAAAAAEGRRSAPLAVLANETKGPKAKASSWDHAGSRYQQRSHDCGLGRLRPISAAGRALADAGVDVLAGTDASMAETFFGGLAHGASLHQELQYLVAAGLTPAQALRAATATTARRFGLVDRGRIAGGLRADLLLVDGDPTTNIGDTLNTRAIWRRGTRFKES; encoded by the coding sequence GTGGAGCGCCACCGCGGTCCGGACCTGCAGCGTCTGCGATGGGCAGGCGCAGGTCCTTGGCCATGGCGGCCAGGTGGTCGTTGTGGGTGGAGTCCAGTGGCGCGCGGTGGCCGATCAGGCTCCACCGCGACGTGGTCGCGTTTGAACCGGTCCGCCAGCAGCGCGAGTTCCTCGGCGGCCGCGGCCGCCGAGGGCCGGCGGTCGGCGCCCCTTGCAGTTCTCGCGAACGAAACCAAAGGCCCCAAGGCCAAAGCGTCGAGTTGGGATCACGCTGGATCGAGGTACCAGCAGCGGTCGCATGACTGCGGGCTGGGAAGGCTTCGCCCAATCAGCGCAGCCGGCCGGGCACTGGCCGACGCGGGTGTGGACGTCTTGGCCGGCACCGATGCTTCCATGGCCGAGACGTTCTTCGGCGGCCTGGCGCACGGAGCCAGCCTGCACCAAGAACTGCAGTACCTCGTGGCGGCCGGACTGACTCCCGCGCAGGCGCTGCGCGCCGCGACCGCGACCACGGCCCGCCGCTTCGGGCTCGTCGACCGGGGCCGGATCGCCGGAGGGCTCCGCGCCGACCTCCTGCTCGTCGACGGCGACCCGACGACGAACATCGGCGACACGCTCAACACGCGCGCGATCTGGCGGCGGGGCACCCGGTTCAAAGAATCGTGA
- a CDS encoding ricin-type beta-trefoil lectin domain protein → MKKLTRMSMFAGVTSAVVSTTLLALALPAAAADATAAYSHDSTTGATNQGWMGWLPDSAPLSELTLPGTHDSGASRSGGDIALTQSMTLGEQLNAGIRAWDIRLGEADGRLKVYHGVVSQGQDFENDVLATASNYLAASPTEAIVMRVKHEIGPEDGFDTMVKADLDKYSRVYTGTSDNPALGDIRGKIVVLQDFSSSTRMGLPWGSLAIQDNYSMNTNWDLAGKWRAIKGQLDTAQFGPRDTTYVNFLSASGGSFPYFVASGNSSPGTGAPNLLTGMTRGVIDTCSGNSQCISEFPSENCALGTCSVAFEGMDILTKNEINRRGWPNRYGIVMADFPGASLIHSLIESNNYSNYRSALKVQESGRCLDVPAASQQNSTVVTVWDCHGGPNQVWTRTPYGQLTVYGSKCLDVRKNATADGTPVQIYDCNDTGAQRWSFTPDGLIVNPDSGKCLDATDHGVNGATLVIWTCHGGVNQRWTRA, encoded by the coding sequence ATGAAGAAACTCACTCGCATGTCGATGTTCGCCGGGGTCACCTCGGCAGTGGTGTCGACGACCTTGCTGGCGTTGGCGTTGCCTGCCGCCGCCGCGGACGCGACTGCCGCCTACTCGCACGATTCCACCACCGGCGCGACGAACCAGGGTTGGATGGGGTGGCTGCCCGACAGCGCGCCGCTCAGTGAACTGACCCTGCCCGGCACGCACGACAGCGGCGCTTCCCGGTCCGGCGGCGACATCGCCCTCACCCAGTCCATGACCTTGGGCGAGCAGTTGAACGCGGGGATCCGGGCCTGGGATATCCGATTGGGCGAGGCCGACGGCAGACTGAAGGTCTATCACGGCGTGGTCAGCCAGGGACAGGACTTCGAGAACGACGTGCTCGCCACGGCCAGTAATTACCTCGCGGCGAGCCCCACCGAGGCGATCGTGATGCGCGTCAAACACGAAATCGGACCGGAGGACGGTTTCGACACCATGGTCAAAGCCGACCTGGACAAGTACTCGCGGGTCTACACGGGCACCAGCGACAATCCGGCACTGGGGGACATCCGTGGCAAGATCGTCGTGCTGCAGGACTTCTCGTCCAGCACCCGGATGGGATTGCCCTGGGGCAGCCTGGCGATCCAGGACAACTACAGCATGAACACCAACTGGGACCTCGCCGGGAAGTGGCGCGCGATCAAGGGCCAGCTGGACACGGCGCAATTCGGACCGCGGGACACCACGTACGTCAACTTCCTGAGCGCGTCGGGCGGGTCGTTTCCGTATTTCGTCGCCAGCGGCAACTCCAGCCCCGGGACCGGCGCACCCAACCTGCTCACCGGGATGACCCGAGGCGTCATCGACACCTGCAGCGGAAACTCGCAGTGCATTTCCGAGTTCCCCAGTGAGAACTGCGCATTGGGCACCTGCTCGGTGGCCTTCGAAGGCATGGACATCCTGACGAAGAACGAGATCAACCGCCGCGGCTGGCCCAACCGGTACGGCATCGTCATGGCCGACTTCCCGGGCGCGAGCCTGATTCACTCCCTGATCGAATCCAACAACTACAGCAACTACCGCTCCGCGCTCAAGGTCCAGGAGTCCGGCCGGTGCCTCGACGTCCCAGCCGCCAGCCAGCAGAACAGCACCGTCGTCACGGTGTGGGACTGCCACGGCGGCCCCAACCAGGTCTGGACGAGAACGCCCTACGGCCAGCTGACGGTCTACGGCTCGAAGTGCCTGGACGTCCGCAAGAACGCCACCGCCGACGGAACCCCGGTGCAGATCTACGACTGCAACGACACCGGCGCCCAGCGGTGGAGCTTCACGCCGGACGGCCTGATCGTCAACCCGGACTCCGGCAAGTGCCTGGACGCGACCGACCACGGCGTCAACGGGGCAACGCTCGTCATCTGGACCTGCCACGGCGGCGTCAACCAGCGATGGACACGCGCCTGA
- a CDS encoding response regulator transcription factor, producing the protein MSDTARILVVDDHPNIVDMLATVLKFHGFAVSTAGTVAEALHAADRDRPDLVILDVMLPDGDGFEVCRRLRADGHPVGIVFLTARDTRHDTVAGLTYGGDDYVTKPFAVDELIARVRAVLRRTAVSFRPDPPEAMLRYGDVELDENTMLVRRGGCPVELSPTEFKLLRYLLLNPERVLSRSQILDAVWSYDFGGGSKVVDTYIGYLRRKLEALGGPLIMTHRGFGYALRTSDADIG; encoded by the coding sequence ATGTCTGACACGGCGCGCATCCTCGTGGTCGACGACCACCCCAACATCGTGGACATGCTGGCCACGGTGCTGAAGTTCCACGGCTTCGCGGTGAGCACGGCAGGCACGGTCGCCGAGGCGCTGCACGCGGCCGACCGGGATCGCCCTGACCTGGTCATCTTGGACGTGATGCTGCCGGACGGCGATGGCTTCGAGGTGTGCCGGCGGCTGCGCGCGGACGGCCATCCCGTGGGCATCGTGTTCCTGACAGCGCGGGACACGCGTCACGACACGGTGGCAGGATTGACCTATGGCGGGGACGACTACGTGACCAAGCCGTTCGCGGTCGACGAGCTGATCGCGCGGGTCCGCGCGGTTCTCCGCCGGACCGCGGTGTCCTTTCGTCCGGACCCACCCGAGGCCATGCTGCGCTACGGCGACGTCGAACTGGACGAGAACACCATGCTGGTGCGCCGGGGAGGCTGTCCGGTCGAGCTGTCTCCCACCGAGTTCAAGCTGCTGCGCTACCTGTTGCTCAACCCGGAGCGGGTGCTGTCCCGGTCGCAGATCCTCGACGCGGTGTGGAGCTACGACTTCGGCGGTGGATCGAAGGTGGTCGACACCTACATCGGCTACCTGCGCCGCAAACTCGAGGCGCTCGGCGGCCCGCTGATCATGACCCACCGAGGGTTCGGGTATGCGCTGCGGACATCGGACGCGGACATCGGATGA
- a CDS encoding sensor histidine kinase, which translates to MSTPGRWSQLPLRTSLLLGILGLTAAVLTAAAVVSAAALHADLSGRIDHQLRGAAGLLLARGRHLFDGTGPGQELRAVMAPTDYVVEVRDPAGAITLLSGARSTPTVPLLGQVRAATVDPVTVESGSGRFRVVVVQVAGATVLVGLPLAPVEETIRQLVLIEALSAIVLLTVLAVLARLLVVRRLRPLEDITTTATAISAGEFDRRITTVAGERAARTEVGRLTSAVNGMLARIQAALFARARSEERLQRFVADASHELRTPLTSVRGYLHLLAAGVVTERDRPDVLRRLDDETARMGAIVDDLLYLARLDAEPALRSQSVDLTAVVRDSVADAIAVEPHRRISLDVPDPCIVTGDEDSLRQVMANLLANVRAHTPIDAPSTVTLHNRLDEARVEVADSGPGLEPPARDRMFDRFYRGDPGRSASGGSGLGLAIVAEVIRTHGGDVAAQSNPRGGLTVWFRLPRTDT; encoded by the coding sequence ATGAGCACGCCGGGCCGATGGTCACAGCTACCTCTGCGGACCTCGTTGCTGCTGGGCATCCTCGGGCTCACCGCCGCCGTGCTGACCGCCGCCGCCGTCGTGAGCGCTGCTGCCCTGCACGCCGATCTCTCGGGCCGCATCGACCACCAGCTTCGCGGAGCGGCCGGCCTGCTGCTGGCCCGGGGCCGACATCTCTTCGACGGCACCGGGCCCGGCCAAGAGCTGCGCGCGGTGATGGCCCCGACGGACTACGTGGTCGAGGTCCGTGATCCGGCCGGCGCCATCACCCTGCTGTCCGGCGCGCGGTCGACCCCCACCGTGCCGCTGCTCGGCCAGGTGCGCGCGGCGACAGTCGACCCGGTGACCGTGGAGTCGGGGTCAGGCCGGTTCCGGGTCGTCGTGGTGCAGGTGGCCGGCGCCACGGTGCTGGTCGGACTCCCGTTGGCTCCGGTCGAGGAGACGATCCGGCAGCTGGTCCTGATCGAGGCGCTCTCGGCCATTGTCCTGCTGACCGTCCTCGCGGTGCTGGCGCGGCTGCTTGTCGTACGGCGGCTGCGGCCGCTCGAGGACATCACGACAACCGCGACGGCGATTTCCGCCGGCGAGTTCGATCGCCGGATCACCACGGTGGCCGGTGAACGGGCAGCGCGCACCGAGGTGGGCCGGCTGACCAGCGCGGTGAACGGAATGCTTGCCCGGATCCAGGCCGCCCTCTTCGCGCGGGCCCGGTCGGAGGAGCGGTTGCAGCGCTTCGTGGCGGACGCTTCACACGAGCTGCGTACACCGCTCACCTCGGTCCGAGGTTATCTCCACCTGCTGGCGGCCGGGGTGGTCACCGAACGGGATCGGCCGGACGTGTTGCGGCGGCTCGATGACGAGACCGCCCGAATGGGTGCGATCGTGGATGACCTGCTGTACCTGGCCAGACTGGACGCGGAGCCGGCACTGCGCAGCCAGTCGGTCGACCTGACGGCAGTGGTGCGGGACTCGGTGGCCGACGCCATCGCCGTCGAACCCCACCGGAGGATCAGTCTCGACGTGCCGGACCCCTGCATCGTCACCGGCGACGAGGACAGCCTCCGCCAGGTGATGGCCAATCTCCTGGCCAATGTCCGGGCCCACACACCGATCGACGCTCCTTCGACCGTCACTCTCCACAACAGACTGGACGAGGCACGGGTCGAAGTCGCCGACAGCGGTCCGGGCCTGGAACCCCCGGCACGGGATCGGATGTTCGACCGGTTCTACCGGGGCGACCCCGGCCGCAGCGCCAGCGGCGGCAGCGGGCTGGGCCTGGCCATCGTGGCGGAAGTGATCCGCACCCACGGCGGGGATGTGGCCGCACAGAGCAATCCGCGCGGCGGCCTCACCGTATGGTTCCGGCTACCCCGCACGGACACCTGA
- a CDS encoding FG-GAP repeat domain-containing protein: MSLSTGGSLYLAQHSGTVNGAATFRPEKNIANGWQSASLILVTDFLGKDRNNPTELDGLADILFRVPTDNEIYLYVNQGLDSNGNLTFFSWGKLLNDTQAVTSMAAADVTADGFPDLYTTFTDGSARLLDFFAEQDSSGNWIPKWYTITATGADVYDTRLLTDVNDVGFPDLLTRTKATGELDVALHARNWNPAAIGRLRHREPENTRHGLGGSPLGDLAHDGGSGGGNGSAAGTAWLPGVLPAWARAVDERRC; the protein is encoded by the coding sequence ATGAGCCTCAGCACCGGCGGTTCGCTCTACCTCGCCCAGCACAGCGGCACTGTGAATGGTGCCGCCACCTTCCGGCCCGAGAAAAACATCGCCAACGGGTGGCAGAGCGCTTCGCTGATCCTCGTCACGGATTTCCTGGGTAAAGACCGGAACAATCCCACGGAACTCGACGGCCTGGCCGACATCCTCTTCCGCGTGCCGACCGACAACGAGATCTACCTCTACGTCAACCAGGGGCTCGACAGCAACGGCAACCTCACCTTCTTCAGCTGGGGCAAGCTGCTCAACGACACGCAGGCCGTCACCAGCATGGCCGCCGCCGACGTGACAGCAGACGGCTTCCCCGATCTCTACACGACCTTCACCGACGGAAGTGCCCGGCTCCTCGACTTCTTCGCGGAGCAGGACTCCAGCGGCAACTGGATCCCCAAGTGGTACACGATCACGGCCACGGGCGCCGACGTCTACGACACGCGCCTGCTGACCGACGTCAACGACGTCGGCTTCCCCGACCTGCTCACCCGCACCAAGGCGACGGGTGAGCTGGACGTGGCTCTGCACGCGAGGAACTGGAATCCGGCCGCCATCGGCCGTCTTCGACACCGCGAACCGGAAAATACTCGCCACGGGCTGGGAGGATCACCGTTGGGTGATCTGGCTCATGACGGCGGATCCGGCGGCGGAAACGGCTCAGCCGCGGGAACTGCGTGGTTACCCGGTGTGCTTCCGGCGTGGGCCCGTGCGGTGGATGAGAGACGGTGTTGA